A single genomic interval of Adhaeribacter pallidiroseus harbors:
- a CDS encoding aconitate hydratase, translated as MAFDIDMIKAVYAGLGDKIAAARQAVGRPLTQTEKILYAHLYNSPATQAYERGKSYVDFAPDRVAMQDATAQMALLQFMQAGKPQAAVPSTVHCDHLIQARVGANEDLAIANNENKEVYDFLASVSNKYGIGFWKPGAGIIHQVVLENYAFPGGMMIGTDSHTPNAGGLGMIAIGVGGADAVDVMAGMAWELKFPKVIGVKLTGKLNGWTAAKDVILKVAGILTVKGGTGAIVEYFGEGANNLSCTGKATICNMGAEIGATTSVFAYDEKMKAYLEGTERADVAALADQVAEHLRADDEVYADPESFYDQLIEINLSELEPHVNGPFTPDAAWPISEFAAAVKEHNWPAKLEVGLIGSCTNSSYEDITRAASIAKQAVSKNLTVNAEYTVTPGSELVRYTVERDGLLDTFAEMGGVVLANACGPCIGQWARHTDDPKRKNSIITSFNRNFAKRNDGNPNTHAFVASPEIVTAFAIAGDLTFNPLTDTLTNKNGEAVKLDEPTGIELPPQGFDVEDAGYQAPAADPSQVQVIVDPNSDRLQLLEGFAPWPGTDLTGLRLLIKAQGKCTTDHISMAGPWLKYRGHLDNISNNMLIGAINAYNGEANNVNNQLDGTSGEVPAVARAYKAAGIGTVVVGDENYGEGSSREHAAMEPRHLGVVAVLVKSFARIHETNLKKQGMLALTFANKEDYDQIREDDTLDIVGLTEFAPGSPLHVVLHHADGTTHTFEVLHTYNEGQIAWFKAGSALNLIRMQEQTTSGPMQG; from the coding sequence CCGGCTTAGGGGATAAGATTGCGGCTGCCCGCCAGGCAGTTGGCCGTCCGCTTACCCAAACAGAAAAAATATTATACGCTCATTTATACAACAGTCCGGCTACCCAGGCCTACGAACGGGGCAAGTCGTACGTTGATTTTGCGCCCGATCGGGTAGCGATGCAGGATGCTACGGCCCAGATGGCTTTATTGCAGTTTATGCAAGCGGGTAAACCGCAGGCCGCGGTTCCTTCTACGGTACACTGCGACCACTTAATTCAGGCGCGGGTAGGGGCTAACGAAGACTTAGCGATTGCCAATAACGAAAATAAAGAAGTTTACGATTTCTTAGCTTCGGTTTCTAATAAATACGGCATTGGTTTCTGGAAACCCGGTGCCGGTATTATTCACCAGGTAGTACTGGAAAATTACGCGTTTCCGGGTGGTATGATGATTGGTACCGACTCGCATACACCTAACGCGGGTGGTTTAGGTATGATTGCCATTGGGGTAGGAGGGGCTGACGCCGTAGACGTTATGGCCGGGATGGCCTGGGAATTAAAATTTCCGAAAGTAATCGGCGTAAAGTTAACCGGTAAATTAAACGGCTGGACGGCTGCTAAAGACGTAATTTTAAAAGTAGCGGGTATTCTTACCGTTAAAGGTGGTACCGGCGCTATTGTGGAATATTTTGGCGAAGGGGCCAATAACCTATCGTGTACCGGTAAAGCTACCATTTGTAACATGGGGGCGGAAATTGGGGCCACTACGTCGGTTTTTGCCTACGATGAAAAAATGAAAGCGTACCTGGAAGGTACCGAGCGGGCCGATGTAGCCGCCTTAGCCGACCAGGTGGCTGAACACTTACGTGCCGATGACGAAGTTTACGCTGATCCGGAAAGCTTCTACGATCAGTTAATTGAAATTAATTTATCCGAACTGGAGCCGCACGTGAACGGTCCGTTTACCCCGGATGCGGCCTGGCCGATTTCGGAATTTGCTGCGGCGGTAAAAGAACACAATTGGCCCGCTAAATTAGAAGTAGGTTTAATTGGTTCGTGTACTAACTCTTCTTACGAAGATATTACCCGCGCTGCTTCCATCGCCAAACAAGCGGTTTCTAAAAATTTAACTGTTAATGCCGAATATACCGTTACGCCGGGTTCGGAATTAGTGCGCTACACCGTAGAGCGCGATGGTTTGCTGGATACTTTTGCCGAAATGGGCGGGGTAGTATTAGCGAATGCCTGTGGACCGTGTATTGGCCAATGGGCGCGCCACACCGACGATCCGAAACGCAAAAACTCCATTATTACTTCTTTTAACCGGAACTTTGCCAAGCGGAACGATGGTAACCCCAACACGCACGCGTTTGTGGCTTCCCCGGAAATTGTAACGGCTTTTGCCATTGCCGGTGATTTAACTTTCAACCCCTTAACCGATACCCTTACCAATAAAAACGGCGAAGCCGTGAAGTTAGATGAGCCTACCGGGATTGAGTTGCCGCCCCAAGGTTTCGACGTGGAAGATGCCGGCTACCAGGCCCCAGCCGCCGACCCGAGCCAGGTACAAGTTATCGTGGATCCAAATTCGGATCGTTTGCAATTACTCGAAGGCTTTGCCCCGTGGCCGGGTACCGATTTAACGGGTTTACGGTTATTAATCAAAGCCCAGGGTAAATGTACCACCGACCATATTTCGATGGCTGGTCCTTGGTTGAAATACCGCGGTCACCTGGATAATATTTCCAATAACATGTTAATTGGCGCGATCAACGCTTATAATGGCGAAGCCAACAACGTGAACAACCAACTGGATGGTACATCCGGCGAAGTGCCGGCCGTAGCGCGCGCCTACAAAGCAGCCGGTATTGGTACGGTAGTAGTCGGTGACGAAAATTACGGCGAAGGATCTTCGCGGGAACACGCGGCCATGGAGCCACGGCACTTAGGCGTTGTAGCGGTACTGGTAAAATCATTTGCCCGTATCCACGAAACCAACCTGAAAAAACAAGGTATGCTGGCCTTAACTTTCGCGAACAAAGAAGATTACGACCAAATCCGGGAAGATGATACGCTGGATATTGTGGGTTTAACCGAGTTTGCGCCGGGTAGTCCCTTACACGTAGTATTGCACCACGCCGATGGTACCACGCATACTTTTGAAGTATTGCATACGTACAACGAAGGGCAGATTGCCTGGTTTAAAGCCGGCTCGGCGCTTAACTTAATCCGGATGCAGGAGCAAACCACTTCTGGTCCGATGCAAGGTTAA